A window of the Amycolatopsis solani genome harbors these coding sequences:
- a CDS encoding DUF2127 domain-containing protein: MTEAKTTATEKFFRVAIAIKGLDGALQVVGALILAFIPASAVSGFTHAVITRDLLGDPSGTLARHLESATENFIDGDTKTFAVAYLLAHGLIKLGLVWALARKIVRAYPVAAVILAAFVVYEIFRAVHTHSIALPFFAALDVVIIVLVLREYRQLKRG; encoded by the coding sequence ATGACGGAAGCGAAGACCACGGCGACCGAGAAGTTCTTCCGGGTCGCCATCGCGATCAAGGGCCTCGACGGCGCTCTGCAGGTCGTCGGGGCCCTGATCCTCGCCTTCATCCCGGCGTCCGCCGTCAGCGGGTTCACCCACGCGGTGATCACACGCGACCTGCTCGGCGACCCCTCGGGCACCCTCGCGCGGCACCTGGAGTCGGCGACGGAGAACTTCATCGACGGTGACACCAAGACGTTCGCCGTCGCCTACCTGCTGGCCCACGGGCTCATCAAGCTCGGCCTCGTGTGGGCGCTGGCCCGCAAGATCGTCCGCGCCTACCCGGTGGCCGCCGTCATCCTCGCCGCCTTCGTGGTCTACGAGATCTTCCGGGCCGTGCACACCCACTCGATCGCGCTGCCGTTCTTCGCCGCGCTCGACGTCGTGATCATCGTCCTCGTGCTGCGGGAGTACCGGCAGCTGAAACGGGGTTAA
- a CDS encoding GH92 family glycosyl hydrolase: MRARTRVLATLLAGATTMALATPAQAAGPRFADDPTTLVDTSIGNNGDGTTFPGATTPFGMVQLSPDTQLKKYASYDYAQDTTLGFSHTHLSGVGCQTMGNFRFMPTTGAVTSSDPAQYGAKFSHADETRRPGYYGVKLGNGVEAELTATQRTGQHRYTFPAGASQNVLIEVGESNGYTYAGDVHVVGDDTVEGWLQGGNFCWETQKERYKVFFSAKFDRKFTGFGTWTDDKLTANQRDAKLGSRRTGAWLSFGTEKNQVGASVGLSYTSVDGARLNRGTEQPKSFGKAEKQAHDTWEDELNRLRVAGGTTADQRTYYSALYRSLLHPSVGSDVDGSYRGFDDAVHRSRDTYYQMFSLWDTYRSQNQLVALLHPDKAADMTKSVLKIYQDGGWVPRWALGGGETNVMSGDPVTPWVVDNYRRGILDDKTARQLFDALWRNANEVPADQSVFRGRDGNPTYVKNGWIGYQDLPGYTYGDTRQAGSATLEYALADCALSTMAAGLGYRDKAATLSARCGNFANLWDTGVESHGFTGFPRTKAADGTGVGNPDPAQSTGFHEGTPWQYQWLAQQDTAKLFGLMGGPTQAEKRLDTFFDLPLLLTDPAKAAKDSWVHGAYDYHNNFAFNPNNEPDLHAPWMYSWTGAPWKTSAVLRAARTLFTDTPYGMPGNDDLGTISSWLVFGMTGVFEAQPGSGTYLLSTPMFEKVEIRPAGGRKIEIEAPGASAAKLQYTKDVRVGSRGYDRGWISHADLLRAGKIRFSLSDTPTTWGTKSVPPALSQVR; encoded by the coding sequence ATGAGAGCGCGGACACGCGTCCTTGCCACCTTGCTCGCCGGAGCCACCACGATGGCCCTCGCGACCCCCGCGCAGGCCGCCGGACCGAGGTTCGCCGACGACCCCACCACGCTCGTCGACACCTCGATCGGCAACAACGGGGACGGCACCACCTTCCCGGGCGCCACCACCCCGTTCGGGATGGTGCAGCTCAGCCCGGACACCCAGCTCAAGAAGTACGCGTCCTACGACTACGCCCAGGACACGACCCTCGGCTTCAGCCACACCCACCTCTCCGGGGTCGGCTGCCAGACGATGGGCAACTTCCGCTTCATGCCCACCACCGGCGCCGTGACCAGCAGCGATCCCGCGCAGTACGGCGCCAAGTTCAGCCACGCCGACGAGACGCGCCGGCCCGGGTACTACGGCGTCAAGCTCGGCAACGGCGTCGAAGCCGAGCTGACCGCCACCCAGCGCACGGGCCAGCACCGCTACACCTTCCCGGCCGGTGCGAGCCAGAACGTCCTGATCGAGGTCGGCGAGAGCAACGGCTACACCTACGCCGGGGACGTGCACGTCGTCGGCGACGACACCGTCGAGGGCTGGCTGCAGGGCGGCAACTTCTGCTGGGAGACCCAGAAAGAGCGCTACAAGGTCTTCTTCAGCGCCAAGTTCGACCGGAAGTTCACCGGCTTCGGCACCTGGACCGACGACAAGCTGACCGCGAACCAGCGTGACGCGAAGCTCGGCAGCCGGCGCACCGGCGCCTGGCTCAGCTTCGGGACCGAGAAGAACCAGGTCGGCGCCTCGGTCGGCCTGTCGTACACGTCGGTCGACGGCGCCCGGCTGAACCGCGGCACCGAGCAGCCCAAGTCGTTCGGCAAGGCCGAAAAGCAAGCGCACGACACCTGGGAAGACGAGCTGAACCGGCTGCGCGTCGCCGGTGGGACGACCGCGGACCAGCGCACCTACTACAGCGCGCTGTACCGGTCGCTGCTGCACCCGTCCGTCGGGTCCGATGTGGACGGTTCCTACCGCGGCTTCGACGACGCGGTGCACCGCAGCCGTGACACGTACTACCAGATGTTCTCGCTCTGGGACACCTACCGCTCGCAGAACCAGCTGGTCGCGCTCCTGCACCCGGACAAGGCCGCGGACATGACCAAGTCCGTCCTCAAGATCTACCAGGACGGCGGCTGGGTCCCGCGCTGGGCGCTCGGCGGCGGCGAGACGAACGTGATGAGCGGCGACCCCGTCACGCCGTGGGTGGTCGACAACTACCGCCGCGGCATCCTGGACGACAAGACCGCGCGCCAGCTCTTCGACGCCTTGTGGCGCAACGCCAACGAGGTGCCGGCGGACCAGTCCGTCTTCCGCGGCCGCGACGGCAACCCGACGTACGTGAAGAACGGCTGGATCGGCTACCAGGACCTCCCCGGCTACACCTACGGCGACACCCGCCAGGCCGGTTCGGCGACCCTCGAATACGCGCTCGCCGACTGCGCACTGTCCACAATGGCGGCCGGGCTGGGCTACCGCGACAAGGCCGCGACGCTCTCCGCCCGCTGCGGCAACTTCGCGAACCTGTGGGACACCGGCGTCGAATCCCACGGGTTCACGGGTTTCCCGCGCACCAAGGCCGCGGACGGCACCGGCGTCGGCAACCCCGACCCGGCGCAGTCGACCGGCTTCCACGAGGGCACGCCGTGGCAGTACCAGTGGCTCGCCCAGCAGGACACGGCCAAGCTGTTCGGCCTGATGGGCGGCCCGACGCAGGCCGAGAAGCGGCTCGACACGTTCTTCGACCTGCCGCTGCTGCTCACCGACCCGGCGAAGGCCGCCAAAGACTCCTGGGTCCACGGCGCGTACGATTACCACAACAACTTCGCCTTCAACCCGAACAACGAGCCCGACCTGCACGCACCCTGGATGTACAGCTGGACGGGGGCGCCGTGGAAGACGTCGGCCGTGCTGCGCGCGGCGCGGACGCTCTTCACCGACACGCCGTACGGCATGCCCGGCAACGACGACCTCGGCACCATCTCGTCGTGGCTCGTCTTCGGCATGACCGGCGTCTTCGAAGCCCAGCCCGGCTCCGGGACGTACCTGCTCAGCACCCCGATGTTCGAGAAGGTCGAGATCCGCCCGGCCGGCGGCCGCAAGATCGAGATCGAGGCACCCGGCGCGAGCGCGGCGAAGCTGCAGTACACCAAGGACGTCCGGGTCGGGTCGCGCGGCTACGACCGCGGCTGGATCTCCCACGCGGACCTGCTCCGCGCGGGCAAGATCCGATTCTCGCTGAGCGACACGCCGACGACGTGGGGCACGAAGTCCGTTCCGCCCGCTCTGTCCCAGGTGCGCTGA